Proteins encoded in a region of the Quercus lobata isolate SW786 chromosome 8, ValleyOak3.0 Primary Assembly, whole genome shotgun sequence genome:
- the LOC115956988 gene encoding anthranilate N-methyltransferase-like, producing the protein MPTTNWDTPAMINRICSLLVHHGVLGVSLDDDIFHRRYCLTSVSKYFARGNQQDGVSLAPLMDLVLDKVYLDGWSQLKNAILEGGLPFNRVHGMHAYEYAGRDGRLSQVFNTAMFSRTAIIVKKILESFKGFENLKQVVDVGGGIGVALNLITSKYPNIKGINFDLPRVIKHAPSFPVMMSLRSIIFEIILWCFCVISPKSGKELIQPLQLLK; encoded by the exons ATGCCCACAACCAACTGGGACACACCAGCCATGATTAACCGCATTTGTAGCCTACTGGTGCACCATGGCGTGCTTGGTGTCTCTTTGGATGATGATATTTTTCACAGGCGATACTGTCTCACTTCAGTGTCCAAGTACTTTGCGCGTGGTAACCAACAAGATGGGGTTTCCTTGGCACCCTTGATGGATTTGGTTCTTGACAAGGTTTACTTGGATGGTTG GTCTCAACTGAAGAATGCCATTCTTGAAGGCGGACTTCCATTTAACAGGGTCCATGGAATGCATGCCTATGAGTATGCTGGCAGGGACGGCAGGTTAAGTCAAGTTTTCAACACAGCAATGTTCAGCCGCACTGCCATAATTGTTAAGAAGATCCTTGAGTCCTTCAAAGGTTTTGAGAACCTCAAGCAGGTGGTTGATGTTGGTGGTGGCATTGGAGTGGCACTCAACTTAATCACTTCCAAATACCCCAATATAAAGGGCATTAATTTTGACTTGCCTCGCGTCATAAAACATGCCCCATCCTTTCCTGTTATGATGTCTCTTCGATCTAtaatatttgaaataatattgTGGTGTTTTTGTGTCATTTCTCCAAAG TCTGGGAAGGAACTTATACAGCCTCTACAACTGTTGAAATAG